The following coding sequences are from one Ursus arctos isolate Adak ecotype North America unplaced genomic scaffold, UrsArc2.0 scaffold_23, whole genome shotgun sequence window:
- the LOC125282450 gene encoding olfactory receptor 4C11-like, translating into MELNSSVNEFILFGLTQNVLKEKVVFVVFLFLYLATLMANLLIVMTIRYSRTLGSPMYFFLFYLSFSDACFSTTTAPRLIVDSVSEKKVISFNECMTQIFALHFFGCMEILVLVLMSLDRYVAICKPLRYTTIMSQHVCGTMVNVAWVVSCIHSSAQIFLALKLPFCGPNVIDNYFCDMTPLLKLACMDTHVINLLLVFNTGAICLTSFIVLLTSYFFILRSLNNQSAEGRKKALSTCTSHIIVVILFFVPCIFTYIRPVTTFPVDKMVAVFYTIGTPVLNPLIYTLRNAEVKNAMRNLWCKKL; encoded by the coding sequence ATGGAGTTGAACAGCAGTGTGAATGAGTTCATTCTGTTTGGGTTAACACAGAATGTGCTAAAGGAGAAAGTCGTGTTTGTGGTCTTCTTGTTTCTCTACCTTGCAACTCTGATGGCAAATTTACTGATTGTGATGACCATAAGATACAGCCGGACACTTGGGagccccatgtacttcttccttttctacttgTCCTTTTCTGATGCCTGTTTCTCAACAACCACTGCTCCTAGGTTGATAGTGGATTCTGTATCTGAGAAGAAAGTCATCTCCTTCAATGAGTGCATGACCCAGATTTTTGCATTGCACTTCTTTGGGTGCATGGAGATCTTGGTGCTTGTCCTCATGTCCTTAgatcgctatgtggccatttGTAAGCCCCTGCGGTACACAACGATCATGAGCCAGCATGTCTGTGGCACAATGGTGAATGTGGCCTGGGTGGTATCTTGTATCCATTCTTCTGCACAGATTTTCTTGGCTTTGAAACTACCATTCTGTGGACCCAATGTTATCGATAATTATTTCTGTGATATGACACCTTTGTTGAAACTTGCATGCATGGACACTCATGTAATCAATTTACTTTTGGTTTTTAATACTGGGGCTATCTGCTTGACAAGTTTCATAGTCCTACTTACCTCTTACTTTTTCATCTTACGTTCTCTGAATAACCAGAgtgcagaaggaagaaagaaagccctCTCTACCTGCACATCCCACATTATCGTTGTCATCTTATTCTTTGTTCCATGTATATTCACGTATATTCGTCCTGTAACTACATTTCCAGTGGACAAGATGGTGGCTGTGTTTTACACTATTGGGACACCTGTGCTCAACCCTCTGATTTACACTCTGAGAAACGCAGAAGTGAAAAATGCCATGAGGAATTTATGGTGCAAGAAACTCTGA